The window AAATATATCGATAACtcgattttataaatatatcaaaatatattgGAAAGTATCGATGAAGTGAAAATTGATCAGaactcatgaaaatgttgagaaaaacttttaaaaatgtcataaaaagtaataataaacattttgaagttattatgttgaaaagaatgatatatatatatatatatatatatataatttgttatatttaataaaaaaaaatatgaatttttgttAGTATACATTCattattaagttatattatatattattcaataataatattatgacatttgattataatatatttaatattaaaattatgattcatttaattcaaatatatttaatgatataaaataaatgatgacataaatatactttttttaatatttatatttttttatttaactaatatataaatgatataaaataaaaaagacgtgaaaattatcatgagaatttttatatttttattaatcaattaaatgaaatttaaaaataaataattagaattaatttatttaataaaatattcttttaatatttaatgtttatGATGAACTGGAGCATATATACATTTTGGTGCATGTATATAATTGAAAGCAAACTTGCCCCAGTAGTCACCCAATATTCTATGTGAACCTTTTGTTTGGGTTTGAATCCCTCTAGCTACAATCCCctataataaaaattgataagtaTTGAAAGATCACCAAATCAATATTTCTCCACACTGTTTCGCTTTAATGacaattgaaattcaaaatttcaatggaAAATcgccaaaaaaaaatttcatcattgTTAGTGTTTTGCTTTGGTAACGATTGAAATACGAAATTTTAACGAAATATTGCCATCATTGCCGGTGTTTTGCTTTGGTAACaattgaaatatgaaattttgatgaaataCCACTAatgttttgtgatttttttcatCCTCGTCGGTGCTCATGACaccttaaaacaaaaaactgatGTATGTGGATGCTAAGAGGTAATAATACACTATAATCTCAACTAAATTGTCTAAAAAACTGATGTattgttaggaagtgtttcaaattcctaattagtatagattcccttttttataaaaaaaaatattatatagaatatttttatattaaaatagtattgtaatattaaacttccttatagaataaggaatgttgttggaaatatctctataaatatgctaggtcatgagggaaaaagttaatgaaatgaagatgaacttataaaaattatacaaagtGAATAGAGATATGAGGAAGGACaggaggtacccggtggagcaaGAGGGCTGGGTAGAGAGAGTTCATGGTAGGGTAGGGATACGAAGAGTGAGGAAACATGAGATATTTCGATAACCTAATAGTTGTATCTGATTATGTCCTCTATTGTAtagtaaaatgattttctctcatccgtggacatAGGCATGGTTAATCAAACCACAtcaaaacctcgtgtaccgtatgtgttaatgttttatttttgtattcttgaTTAACGATATTTACATCAAAGTTTTCATCATCGTAATATCTATGAACCCACTATGAACAATTTATCATCTTATAAAAAACTCTTTAACTTCTTGTATATTTTGTTCAACTTTTAATACAtttaagtcatgtacaatataagcAATATCAacatatatattcaaataactaattaatacaaatgaaataataaaagaaactagttacataaatatgtaaatattaataaattaaatgagactgttaaggaattaaaaataattaatttaggcTGAAAATTTCTTAACTACTATTCACTCCGTGTTCTCTGATTTCGATCTTTCAATTTtcaggttatatatatattaaagccctatttaaaaatccaaaaagaaatggaagggaaaaaactaaaaagaaaagaaaaaaaagggaaaaagataaGTAGTGGTTGCTCTGACCACCTTCCAATCAAGGTTGAAAGTTTCAGTAGAATTTCCATGAAATTTCACGGGTAATGGGAATGAAATATTAGGATGTCTATaccatttttatcatttttccaaaaattttagcagacaaaaaaaataacatcatatttgttatcatttattttatcatatatatatatatattttttttttttatgatgttcCTTCATCCTCAAATGTTGCATATCAGATGGAATTATTTCAATATGATttgtataaattattattaacattCACATTAGTATTGATTgtaaactttcaaaattcatatttctcgTCAACATCCTTTATGTGGTTGTTGGACACTAAGCACAGATGTTTTCGCATTTCCTGATGTTTTGATCTTTGCCTCCAATAAGACTAGTATGAATGGGTTTGTCTGATTTTCATAAAAGACTTTGCCAAACAATTTGGAACTAGTCTTTCTCCTAATAAATAGGAAACTAATCCACCTAAAAGAATATAGCAAAGAGATGgcaggaaaataaaataacattccAGATAATCCCCACAAGATAACTAACCAACCAATCAAAACTAGCCTCCCCATCACTCCTAAAACATATTAgctaaataaattgaaatatgaaGCCATGTATTCAATCTTTACCCACAGTGATTAGCTGCCTTGTCAGGACTGCTAGGAACAATCTTATGTAATGTTAGGGCAATTATCAAAGGGAAAGAAAACCAACTAGTATGACCATTTGAGTaacaaagagagaaattaaggatttttatatcaaaaatgccaaaaaaaattgccattattttcccttcttttttttgtttttaatgtaaCTAGAAGTTACAAAATTACAACTATTGCAAGTTCAAACAGCCTAAAGAGCCAAATAAGGGTCCAACAATGAAATTTTCAGAATAACTAACCCGTGGCATACAAGCTTTCATGCAAATGATTTTAGAAGTCAATTGCTGTCATCCACAGCTGGACTGTTTACAAACATACTCTCTCTTCTCTTTTGGAAACCAGAAGACTCTAGATTTGAACCCCTAAATTTCAGCTCTGAAGCTGTTCTAAAATTGGGATCGACAGAAGCCGGTCTAGAGTTATGATCAGTGGAACCTGGTCTAAAGGAACTGGCTGCTCCACTAGGATATCGAGGGGGAGAGACATACCTTCTTGATGGACCTCTGAGGCCACCACCTCTCAGATCCATAATATCAGCATTCCTAGAAGAAGAATCAGGAAAAGCTCTATCTCCTGAGCTGGTTCCCAATGGAGCTCCAGTCATAGCTGATGTGGAAACAAAGGGATCATCTGGCCCCCATGAAATAAGTGCCTCCTTCTTCTTGGCAAAAAATTGCCATGCCCCAAAGAGAAATAGAATGAAGAACAATACAGGACTGGTCCATAGCATAGAATTAAATTCGCCTTTAAAGACAGGAAGATTTGAGCGATACATTCCAACGTAGCCCCCTCCAAGACCAAGAATAACAAGCTTCTCACGGTCGCTGGCTATTAAGGGTATCACTCGTCTCCGGCCATCTACTTCCATTGCCTGATAGTTTAGAAATGATGATCTAATCTCATCTAGACCTGTTGAGAAAACAAATCGGGGGCCACCAACCCTCGCGTAATGCTGTGACGAGACATTGTACACAAAAACCTTTTCCTCATTAACAATAAGCAAATACCCCTTAATTGCCTGAAAAGCAAGAGGCTCATCCATGTCAAACCTCCTCTTGGATCTAGCCCTACATTTGAAGTTCACAATATCTCCCAACAAAAACACATGGAACAGCTCACCATCTGAAGTAAACCCATATGCTTTAGACCTCTCTGCGGCATCAAAGACATAGTTCTTGGCAATAGAGTGGTTCATCCCTTCACATTCAGACTCCCGAACCTTCATTGTCTTCAAATCCAATGACCCAGCACCATTCTCAGTCAAAAACAAAAGTCTTTGCTTCAAGAATGCAAGTGGCCTGCTCATTGGCTTGGCAGACCCATAGACTGACCCATTCTCCCTAAAAACCCTAATCTCACCACCGATGTTCGTGGACAAAACATACCTCATTCTCCCAATATGATGCACTTCCAAGATAGTAATTTCCAAGCCATCTTCCCCAGTTTCTGAATCAAAAGTTCTAACATGTTCCATAGAGAGAGAACTCCACTCTTCCCCATTCCATGCCTCCCAAACCCTATGCACCAAAATTGCTCCGTTCTTATGCCCGGTGACCACGATACTCTCATTCTTAGAAACCGACATATACGACAACATGGCTGTGATAGGCGAATCAGACGATGTATAAAATTCAACCAACACATCTCCATTCCTCAGAAACACATACACCCTCCCCCGCTCATCCCCCACTACCACATACTTACTCAGCCCCTCATAATCCCTGAACGGCAAAATGTTAATGCAAGTAGCATCCGAATCCAATTTCACCGCCGACACAAACTGAAACCTCTCCGACCAAAACGGGCTGTACTTTGTCACAGAAACCGCCCTCCCTTTCTCTCCGTCTCGAACCTCATCCTTAATCCTCCCTTCAAATCCCTCATCCTCATCTTCTTTAGCCGATTTTTTGTCACCAAACTTTCTTTTAgcattcttctctttctcttcagCACCTAAGCTTGAACCCACGAGATCGTGATCCACCTTGGAAGGTTCGGAAAGGCGTGATTCTAATTTAGACACTAATTCAGTAAGATTTTTTACTATCTCTTCAAgtttttgtatttgaatttgTTGACGGTCGAAAACACTTGACTCCTCCGTGGTTTCATTGATAGGTGGCAGTTCGATTGAATCTGGGCTACAGTTGATGAAAATCCTGACAGCAGGTGGagaagcaaaaaggaaaagcaaaTAGAGCCAAAAAAACTTGCCTTTGTGATGATTCGCCATTGAAGAGATTAAGGGATCAGTGTGTCGCCATTGCAGCGGGAGCAGATCACAGATCTTCTGTGTGTGAATGTTGTTTGAAGACGAAATCCGAGGATAGAGCAGGAAAATCTGATGGATTTGGTGAGTCGGGTGACGAAAATTTGAGAATCGGAGCTCCACTGTAGTGAGGTTTTTGACTTGCGGAGAGTACACAGGTGAAATAGGGCAAGAAATTCGATTTTTCAGGAGAAAAtacatgtttttattattattattattattgagaaATTAAGGGAAATGGTTGGGTGCACTCGGCTTTCGGTGTTGATTATCAGTGGAGGCAAGAGCATGACACGTGGCGGGATGGAAAAGAAACATGTACATTAGGGATGGAGAAAAACATAAGAGGGCCCATGTGGCCCACTCTGGAAGTGTAAACGGATAGTCTTTATGTGGTATAATTGTACATTTGAATAAATGAATCAGCCGTTCATACTTCAGCGTACAATCATGGCAACCGATATTTTAGGACCTCCTTTAAATTATGAATCCACCAATCAGACAGCATGAATCCACCACCCATCGGGTCATCACTTATCTCTACCCTTGCGGACTCAAATCTAGAGTCGGCATTccctcctttttccttttcttttgtccAGGGACGGCTATTTTAATCGTCACCAAAAGGGGAGGCTGCTCCTTATCTTCAATCTTTTTCTCATGATGGGAAGCGTGAACCTTCTACCTTCAACACAATTGCATGATTTCCCAAAAGAAGATTAGCTCCAGTATTTTTTAGACACCTAGTAAACAAGGGCCATCGTCAGTGCGGAGCCACAAATATCGGCCGGAGGGCAAGGATTAAAACATGCATGatagtttataattaaaaaataaccgacgaaaattttttgaatttaaaaagaaaatctaggaaatgtttcaaaagaattaaaaattacaaatatatatatatctgattagaaagtttttaataattttaacaattttgcagttaaaatttaaaaaaaaaatatttttttacttaaaattatctGAATGTAAACATATAAACTCCCATGTGAATAACTAAATGGAATATATGATTTAATATAGTTATATAGTTGAgttataaataagttattatttaattaaatatgaaaaattataaatttagaaatctcAAATGAAAAgtgatttatttaataaaattaaaaaatttaatgttacataatgaaaaataaattaagatgaTTATGtgtggaaaaaaatgaaattagcattaaataaataaataaagcaaatagATTTTACAcgattttgtttgtttttaaattttatctcaaatttacatatatttttattcatatccttgagaattagttttttttttttttttgtccctaGCTCCCCTAGTGGCCATCTTCAAATTACTAAGTGGAAACATTATGGCAAATCCAAAATCTAAAAAGCcattttggtaactattttcaaaaataattttttttatcctctacaactaaaaaataaaaaattattttttactttaaaaatagaaaatatga is drawn from Vitis riparia cultivar Riparia Gloire de Montpellier isolate 1030 chromosome 18, EGFV_Vit.rip_1.0, whole genome shotgun sequence and contains these coding sequences:
- the LOC117907397 gene encoding uncharacterized membrane protein At1g75140; its protein translation is MANHHKGKFFWLYLLFLFASPPAVRIFINCSPDSIELPPINETTEESSVFDRQQIQIQKLEEIVKNLTELVSKLESRLSEPSKVDHDLVGSSLGAEEKEKNAKRKFGDKKSAKEDEDEGFEGRIKDEVRDGEKGRAVSVTKYSPFWSERFQFVSAVKLDSDATCINILPFRDYEGLSKYVVVGDERGRVYVFLRNGDVLVEFYTSSDSPITAMLSYMSVSKNESIVVTGHKNGAILVHRVWEAWNGEEWSSLSMEHVRTFDSETGEDGLEITILEVHHIGRMRYVLSTNIGGEIRVFRENGSVYGSAKPMSRPLAFLKQRLLFLTENGAGSLDLKTMKVRESECEGMNHSIAKNYVFDAAERSKAYGFTSDGELFHVFLLGDIVNFKCRARSKRRFDMDEPLAFQAIKGYLLIVNEEKVFVYNVSSQHYARVGGPRFVFSTGLDEIRSSFLNYQAMEVDGRRRVIPLIASDREKLVILGLGGGYVGMYRSNLPVFKGEFNSMLWTSPVLFFILFLFGAWQFFAKKKEALISWGPDDPFVSTSAMTGAPLGTSSGDRAFPDSSSRNADIMDLRGGGLRGPSRRYVSPPRYPSGAASSFRPGSTDHNSRPASVDPNFRTASELKFRGSNLESSGFQKRRESMFVNSPAVDDSN